One window from the genome of Rickettsiella endosymbiont of Xylota segnis encodes:
- the lptE gene encoding LPS assembly lipoprotein LptE produces the protein MTARYPLLFILFFSFILTACGFQLRGHCEFSLPFHSLSLESNQPYSNFTKELQNALATAGVHTLLATPASSRLQILTQNFTRTATSLGNAGQTTTYLLVYSILFQLIDCKGRVLLAPQQIQATRTFSITSNQLAGDLNTETDLQENMQQDVIQQLLIRLNSAELRQQLRCSTCPQQ, from the coding sequence ATGACAGCTCGTTACCCCTTATTATTTATTCTCTTTTTTAGCTTCATATTAACTGCTTGTGGCTTTCAATTAAGAGGTCACTGTGAATTTTCACTACCTTTTCATTCACTTTCTTTGGAATCTAATCAGCCTTATAGTAATTTCACCAAAGAATTACAAAACGCGTTAGCAACAGCGGGAGTTCATACCTTACTTGCGACTCCGGCATCTTCACGATTACAAATTCTTACACAAAACTTTACTCGTACGGCTACCAGCCTAGGAAATGCCGGACAAACAACCACCTATTTACTTGTTTACAGTATTTTATTTCAGCTCATAGATTGTAAAGGTCGTGTTTTATTAGCACCACAGCAAATCCAAGCCACACGAACTTTTTCGATTACATCCAATCAACTCGCTGGTGATCTCAATACAGAAACTGATTTACAAGAAAATATGCAACAGGATGTTATTCAACAACTTTTAATTCGCTTAAATTCTGCAGAGTTACGCCAGCAACTTCGCTGCAGCACTTGTCCTCAGCAATAA
- the leuS gene encoding leucine--tRNA ligase produces MQEQYQPLALEADIQKFWEEHQCFKVTEDLNKEKFYCLSMFPYPSGHLHVGHVRNYVLGDVITRYQRMLGKNVLHPIGWDAFGLPAENAAIEKGVPPAKWTYANIEHMRKQFKQLGLSFDWSREITTCKPDYYRWEQWLFIQLLKNGLVYKKSAVVNWDPIDKTVLANEQVIDGRGWRSGALVERKEIPQWFLKITAYADELLNDLDTLEAWPDEVKTMQRNWIGRSQGLTIQFKVNNPELDTIEIFTTRPDTLFGATFIAVSPSHPIARYIAKHDPKLQAIIASFQQIPTSEEATAHLEKKGFTTQLTAYNPLTHENLPIWIANFVKTDYGSGAIMGVPAHDERDFEFAKKYHLPIRPVILSTQAHDFQSAPLISDTGTLINSGPYTGLSAELASVTIAKKLIQEKIAVHTTNYRLRDWGVSRQRYWGTPIPIIYCTTCGVVPVPEEDLPVVLPETIQFNGVGSPLKNMPEFYQTECPICKQPAMRETDTLDTFVESSWYYARFACPTQNRAMLDDRAKYWTPVDHYIGGIEHAVLHLLYARFFHKILRDLALLNSNEPFTRLLTQGMVLKDGAKMSKSKGNTVDPAKLMSQYGADTLRLFILFAAPPEQSLEWSDAGVEGAYRFLKRLWTLAYNNPWIIELNETHSLTQSIDWTKIPHAHRNLRRQIHEILQLARNDFERQQFNTVIASCMKLLNTLQAASQLLSSSTDDALHTIKHIIWQGLSILLRLLAPIVPHITHALWKELKFPGLIGKAHWPKVAADALTLEKIDWVIQVNGKLRAQLSLDIHYNDETLKAVILNDPQIKRYTENQTIKKIIIVPKKLVNIVI; encoded by the coding sequence ATGCAAGAACAATATCAACCCTTAGCGCTTGAAGCTGACATCCAAAAATTTTGGGAAGAGCACCAATGTTTCAAGGTCACTGAAGATCTCAATAAAGAAAAATTTTATTGCCTCTCTATGTTTCCCTACCCTAGCGGGCATTTACATGTAGGCCATGTCCGGAATTATGTATTGGGCGATGTGATTACCCGTTACCAGCGTATGTTAGGTAAAAATGTTTTGCATCCCATCGGTTGGGATGCTTTTGGTTTACCGGCTGAAAATGCTGCCATTGAAAAAGGAGTACCTCCCGCTAAATGGACTTATGCCAACATTGAACATATGCGCAAGCAATTCAAACAACTCGGCTTAAGCTTTGATTGGAGCCGAGAAATTACTACCTGTAAACCTGATTACTATCGTTGGGAACAATGGCTGTTTATTCAATTACTTAAAAATGGTCTAGTCTATAAAAAAAGTGCCGTAGTCAATTGGGATCCTATTGATAAAACCGTGTTAGCGAATGAACAGGTTATTGATGGCCGTGGCTGGCGTTCTGGTGCACTTGTAGAGCGTAAAGAAATTCCGCAGTGGTTTTTAAAGATTACCGCTTACGCAGATGAATTATTAAATGACTTGGATACTTTAGAAGCATGGCCAGATGAAGTCAAAACTATGCAACGCAATTGGATAGGTCGATCCCAAGGTTTAACTATTCAATTTAAAGTCAATAATCCTGAATTAGACACTATTGAAATCTTTACTACGCGTCCCGACACCTTATTTGGTGCTACTTTTATCGCGGTTTCACCCAGTCATCCTATAGCACGTTATATAGCTAAACACGATCCCAAGCTGCAAGCTATCATTGCCAGTTTTCAACAAATCCCTACATCTGAAGAGGCGACTGCACATTTAGAAAAGAAAGGTTTTACAACTCAGCTTACTGCCTATAATCCTCTGACTCACGAAAACTTACCGATATGGATTGCTAATTTTGTGAAAACTGATTACGGTTCCGGAGCGATCATGGGAGTCCCTGCACACGACGAGCGCGATTTTGAATTCGCAAAGAAATATCATTTACCTATACGTCCTGTCATATTATCTACTCAGGCACATGATTTTCAATCAGCCCCTCTTATTTCGGATACAGGCACATTAATTAATTCGGGTCCCTATACGGGTTTAAGTGCTGAACTTGCGTCAGTAACTATTGCAAAAAAGTTAATACAAGAAAAGATAGCCGTGCATACAACTAATTACCGACTTCGTGATTGGGGTGTTTCACGTCAGCGCTATTGGGGAACACCTATTCCAATTATTTATTGCACTACTTGCGGCGTTGTTCCTGTCCCTGAAGAAGATTTACCCGTGGTACTTCCCGAAACGATACAGTTTAATGGTGTAGGCTCACCTTTAAAAAATATGCCTGAGTTTTATCAAACCGAGTGTCCTATTTGTAAACAACCCGCTATGAGAGAAACAGATACTTTAGATACGTTTGTAGAGTCTTCCTGGTATTACGCTCGCTTTGCCTGCCCTACACAGAACAGAGCCATGTTAGATGATAGAGCAAAATATTGGACACCCGTTGATCATTATATTGGAGGTATTGAACATGCGGTATTACACTTACTCTATGCACGTTTTTTTCATAAAATATTACGCGATTTAGCTCTACTGAATTCTAATGAACCCTTTACGCGTTTATTGACACAGGGCATGGTCCTTAAAGATGGTGCAAAAATGTCTAAATCTAAAGGCAACACCGTCGATCCTGCTAAACTGATGTCACAATATGGAGCAGATACCTTACGATTATTTATTTTGTTCGCCGCCCCTCCTGAACAATCCTTAGAGTGGTCTGACGCGGGAGTTGAAGGTGCTTATCGCTTTTTAAAGCGTTTATGGACCTTAGCCTATAACAATCCTTGGATAATAGAGCTCAATGAAACTCATAGCCTCACCCAGTCCATCGATTGGACAAAAATTCCTCATGCGCATCGTAACTTACGCCGTCAAATCCATGAAATTTTGCAACTTGCGCGCAATGATTTTGAAAGACAGCAGTTTAATACGGTTATTGCTAGTTGCATGAAGCTTTTGAATACACTGCAAGCAGCCAGCCAATTATTAAGCTCATCTACTGATGATGCATTACACACGATTAAACATATAATATGGCAAGGTTTAAGCATTCTATTGCGCTTATTAGCCCCTATCGTTCCTCATATAACCCATGCTTTATGGAAAGAACTGAAATTTCCCGGATTAATTGGTAAAGCACATTGGCCGAAAGTAGCCGCCGATGCGTTAACCCTGGAAAAAATTGATTGGGTGATACAAGTAAATGGTAAATTACGTGCACAATTATCACTTGATATACACTATAATGATGAAACACTTAAAGCGGTTATTCTCAATGACCCTCAGATCAAACGCTATACTGAAAATCAAACGATTAAAAAAATTATTATAGTCCCCAAAAAATTAGTTAATATTGTTATTTAA
- the lnt gene encoding apolipoprotein N-acyltransferase: MTYYKEISALIAGGLLTFAFAPMCIYPLAIFSPAVLLLLWLNSSAKRAFILGLLFGIGFYGIGVSWVFISIHEFGHTSFFLASLITALFIFILALFTAIQGFLVNRFFPSNTFIKLYLIFPSSWALAEWVRSWIFTGFPWLLLGTSQVNTPLSGYAPILGIVGLTFLVALSASLFLSLFCPFLNKRFDCQFNLKNFYYSGRLLTIIGIWAIGYILSFIPWTHLQGKPIQISLIQANIPQEIKWEPEYQKASLIHYQQLTQSHWNSRLIIWPEAAIPLLQNQAVDFLKQLDKQAKQHKTTLITGIPIQKGFQYYNGMLALGLDHATYYKQRLVIFGEYLPWWIIWAHGLLNLLDIPMSSFSPGPSHQPAFRVANVNLGTFICYEIAYSNLVRQALKDHAQLLLTINDDAWFGHSFALAQHLQIGQFQALATGRYLAFLSNTGLTAIVTPKGKIIAKLPAFESGVLTSSIYKTEGLTPWVYLGDGSIIIFLVGLCILCYAYRKAHI; encoded by the coding sequence ATGACCTACTATAAAGAAATAAGCGCACTTATCGCCGGTGGTTTACTCACCTTTGCTTTTGCTCCGATGTGCATTTATCCTTTAGCTATCTTCTCGCCCGCCGTATTATTATTGCTATGGCTAAATAGCTCAGCTAAACGCGCTTTTATTTTAGGATTACTTTTTGGCATAGGCTTTTATGGTATCGGTGTCTCGTGGGTATTTATAAGCATTCACGAATTTGGTCATACTTCTTTTTTTCTAGCTTCGTTAATTACTGCACTATTTATTTTTATATTAGCCTTATTTACAGCCATTCAAGGTTTTCTAGTCAATCGTTTTTTTCCTAGTAATACATTCATCAAACTCTACTTAATCTTTCCTAGTTCATGGGCGCTAGCCGAATGGGTAAGAAGTTGGATATTTACTGGTTTTCCTTGGTTATTATTAGGCACTAGCCAAGTAAATACGCCGCTTAGTGGTTATGCTCCAATTTTGGGAATAGTGGGTCTGACTTTTCTAGTTGCTTTGTCGGCAAGTTTATTTCTTTCGTTATTCTGTCCTTTTTTAAACAAACGTTTTGATTGTCAGTTCAATCTAAAAAACTTTTACTATTCAGGACGCTTACTGACAATTATAGGAATATGGGCCATTGGTTATATCTTAAGTTTTATCCCTTGGACACATTTACAAGGAAAACCAATCCAAATCAGTCTGATTCAAGCGAATATCCCCCAAGAAATAAAATGGGAACCTGAGTATCAAAAAGCATCATTAATACACTATCAACAATTAACGCAATCACATTGGAATAGTCGACTGATTATTTGGCCAGAAGCTGCCATTCCTCTGTTACAAAATCAAGCAGTTGACTTTTTAAAGCAGCTTGACAAGCAAGCCAAACAGCATAAAACCACATTGATAACAGGAATACCTATCCAAAAAGGCTTTCAATATTATAATGGCATGCTAGCTTTAGGCTTGGATCACGCGACCTATTATAAACAAAGACTGGTTATTTTTGGTGAATATCTCCCGTGGTGGATAATCTGGGCTCACGGTTTATTAAATTTATTAGATATTCCAATGTCTAGTTTTTCACCCGGGCCGAGTCACCAACCCGCATTTAGGGTAGCCAACGTTAATTTAGGTACATTTATTTGTTATGAAATTGCTTATTCCAACTTAGTCCGACAAGCATTGAAAGATCATGCTCAGTTACTATTAACTATTAACGATGATGCTTGGTTCGGTCATTCTTTTGCCTTAGCTCAACATCTACAAATTGGCCAATTTCAAGCGTTAGCCACCGGACGTTACTTAGCTTTTTTAAGTAATACCGGCCTAACGGCTATCGTGACTCCTAAAGGAAAAATTATAGCGAAACTTCCCGCCTTCGAGTCGGGTGTGTTAACAAGTTCGATTTATAAAACTGAAGGTTTAACACCGTGGGTATATCTCGGCGATGGTTCCATCATTATCTTTTTAGTGGGATTATGTATCTTATGTTACGCTTATCGAAAAGCTCACATTTAG
- the sohB gene encoding protease SohB: MSFLLQYVVFLAKLFTLVLAILIVTAGVFSIIRKAKEQNKNKLCVKKLNKKYQEFAETLNSEILDKKQLKKYAKEQKIKLKKSAKLLKKRVFVLNFQGDIKATAVNNLREEITALIQVATPQDEVVLRLESGGGMVAPYGLAASQLQRLKDKRIPLTVTIDKIAASGGYLMACVGDKILAAPFAIIGSIGVVAQLPNFHRFLKKRDIDFELLTAGEYKRTLTIFGENTVKAREKTQDDLEEIHHLFKAFIQANRKQVDMAIVATGAHWLAKDALTLNLVDELITSDDYLSVLAASDKAEIYECQYLTKKSVAEKLSSNVQSALGKLMWFKN; encoded by the coding sequence ATGTCATTCCTTCTTCAATATGTTGTTTTCCTAGCGAAGCTATTTACATTGGTACTTGCTATTTTAATAGTAACCGCCGGAGTTTTCTCTATTATTCGCAAAGCTAAAGAACAAAACAAGAATAAACTATGTGTTAAAAAGCTTAATAAAAAATATCAAGAATTTGCTGAAACATTAAATTCAGAAATTTTAGATAAAAAACAATTAAAAAAATATGCTAAAGAACAAAAAATTAAATTAAAAAAATCTGCTAAATTATTGAAAAAACGAGTGTTTGTTTTAAATTTTCAAGGTGACATCAAAGCTACTGCAGTAAATAATCTACGTGAAGAAATCACCGCTCTCATCCAAGTGGCAACACCGCAAGATGAAGTCGTATTACGCTTAGAAAGTGGCGGTGGCATGGTTGCTCCGTATGGGTTAGCTGCTTCACAGTTACAACGTTTAAAAGATAAACGCATCCCTTTGACGGTTACTATCGATAAAATTGCCGCAAGCGGTGGATATTTAATGGCCTGCGTCGGTGATAAAATCTTAGCCGCACCGTTTGCGATTATTGGCTCAATCGGTGTCGTAGCACAACTCCCGAACTTTCATCGTTTTTTAAAAAAAAGAGATATTGATTTCGAATTACTAACCGCAGGAGAATATAAACGTACACTGACCATTTTTGGAGAGAACACTGTTAAAGCACGAGAAAAAACTCAAGATGACCTAGAAGAAATCCATCATCTTTTTAAAGCCTTTATCCAAGCTAACCGAAAACAAGTTGATATGGCCATAGTCGCTACGGGAGCTCATTGGCTTGCGAAAGATGCACTTACACTCAATTTAGTCGATGAACTAATAACCAGTGATGATTATTTAAGTGTACTCGCAGCTAGTGATAAAGCTGAAATTTATGAATGTCAGTATCTGACTAAAAAATCAGTGGCCGAAAAATTAAGTAGTAATGTACAATCTGCTCTCGGTAAATTAATGTGGTTTAAAAACTAA
- the ccmA gene encoding cytochrome c biogenesis heme-transporting ATPase CcmA codes for MLTVEELSYERNNRLLFKQLTFQLFPKQILHIVGANGSGKTTLLQILTGLRTPLSGKVMWNGIAIEKNNINFTDNLLYVNHRLGMKSALSPTENLYLCLARRNLIHKQSKREAIHAIHQILDQLDLKECANTLLTHLSSGQQRRLSLAKLLLIKADCWILDEPFTSLDSAGIAFLSSLMEKQSARGGVIVFSSHQAMYSFSLKIKKIFLDIKS; via the coding sequence GTGTTAACTGTAGAGGAACTTTCTTATGAACGTAATAACAGACTTCTGTTTAAACAACTAACGTTTCAACTTTTTCCGAAGCAAATATTACATATTGTTGGTGCAAATGGTTCAGGGAAAACCACATTATTACAGATATTAACCGGTTTACGTACTCCTTTAAGCGGAAAAGTCATGTGGAATGGTATTGCAATTGAGAAAAATAACATAAATTTTACCGATAATTTACTTTATGTTAACCACCGCTTAGGTATGAAATCTGCACTGAGTCCGACTGAAAATCTTTATTTATGTTTGGCCAGGCGAAATTTAATCCATAAGCAATCCAAACGTGAAGCAATCCATGCTATTCATCAGATATTAGACCAATTAGATTTAAAAGAATGCGCAAATACTTTATTAACACACCTTTCTTCAGGACAACAACGACGTTTGAGTTTAGCAAAATTATTATTGATCAAAGCAGATTGTTGGATTCTGGATGAGCCGTTTACTTCTCTCGATAGTGCCGGTATTGCATTTTTATCGTCTTTAATGGAAAAACAAAGTGCTAGAGGAGGCGTCATTGTTTTTTCCAGCCATCAGGCGATGTATTCTTTCTCTTTAAAAATAAAAAAAATTTTCTTAGATATAAAGTCATGA
- a CDS encoding heme exporter protein CcmB, with protein MIIFFLKLLTNLRSELLTIFRYYHELIYPLLFLILAIILFPLSISADPILLKKISAGIYWVVVLFLVLLMLDQLFRNDWKEGDLEQLILLPNELSIVLFIKLLVFCLVICMSLFIVTPILSLSLFIPIMALKTLYLTILLGTPTLIFLGGIARALTLGLRQSGLLIILIIIPFYIPVLIFASSAVALASLGLPANGPLAWLGVLMILSMSLAPLVINKILRIGIAFA; from the coding sequence ATGATAATTTTTTTTTTAAAGCTTTTAACTAATTTACGTAGTGAGTTATTAACTATTTTTCGTTATTATCACGAATTGATTTATCCCTTATTATTTTTAATTTTAGCGATCATTTTATTTCCTTTAAGTATAAGTGCCGATCCCATTTTATTAAAAAAAATATCTGCCGGAATTTATTGGGTGGTGGTGTTATTTCTAGTATTATTAATGTTAGATCAGCTTTTTCGAAATGATTGGAAAGAGGGAGATTTAGAGCAGCTTATTTTACTTCCTAATGAACTTAGCATAGTTTTATTTATTAAGTTATTAGTATTTTGCTTAGTTATTTGTATGTCTTTGTTTATCGTGACACCGATTCTGAGTCTAAGCTTGTTTATTCCTATCATGGCTTTAAAAACTTTATATCTCACTATCCTATTGGGTACGCCTACATTAATATTTCTAGGCGGTATTGCGCGCGCTTTGACGTTAGGACTTCGTCAGAGTGGATTATTAATAATATTAATAATAATCCCATTTTACATTCCAGTACTCATTTTTGCGAGCAGCGCGGTTGCCTTAGCGAGTTTGGGATTGCCTGCCAATGGGCCATTAGCTTGGTTAGGTGTGTTAATGATTCTGAGTATGAGTTTAGCACCTTTAGTTATTAATAAAATATTGCGTATAGGCATAGCTTTTGCGTAA
- a CDS encoding heme ABC transporter permease, which yields MTQLKKRNKIYRYIAVHHFYTLSNYLVPIFALSLLVFGIYGAVGGLYLAPADYQQGDAFRIIYVHVPSAFLSLFVYFIMAFFSIVGLILRIKLAELIVSGSVFLGAWFTFLALLTGSVWAKPMWGAWWVWDARLTSELILLFLYLGVIALRSAIPERHMAAQATAILIMLGLANLPIIHYSVYWWNTLHQGATLHFFSPSLIEPRMLYPLLSMMVAFISFYFIVLLLHIRCEILEHYIKFNQANSL from the coding sequence ATGACTCAACTAAAAAAAAGAAACAAAATTTATCGATATATCGCCGTACATCATTTTTATACATTGTCGAACTATTTAGTTCCAATTTTTGCTTTATCTTTATTAGTTTTCGGTATTTATGGTGCAGTAGGAGGTTTATATTTAGCCCCAGCGGATTATCAGCAAGGAGATGCTTTTCGCATTATCTATGTGCATGTGCCCAGTGCTTTTTTATCATTGTTTGTTTATTTTATTATGGCATTTTTCTCAATTGTAGGTTTAATTTTACGTATCAAATTAGCCGAATTAATCGTTTCGGGTAGTGTCTTTTTAGGAGCATGGTTTACTTTTTTAGCGTTATTAACAGGAAGCGTTTGGGCTAAACCGATGTGGGGCGCTTGGTGGGTTTGGGACGCGCGTTTAACTTCAGAGCTTATTTTATTATTTTTATATCTTGGCGTAATTGCTTTACGTTCTGCAATTCCTGAGCGGCATATGGCAGCGCAAGCTACGGCGATATTGATTATGTTGGGTTTAGCGAACTTACCCATTATTCACTATTCAGTCTATTGGTGGAATACTTTGCATCAAGGGGCAACATTGCATTTTTTTAGTCCTTCATTAATCGAGCCGCGTATGCTTTATCCTTTATTATCGATGATGGTGGCATTCATAAGCTTTTATTTTATTGTTTTATTATTACATATCCGTTGTGAAATATTAGAGCATTATATCAAGTTTAATCAAGCTAATAGCTTGTAA
- the kdsA gene encoding 3-deoxy-8-phosphooctulonate synthase, with the protein MKLLNFEVGIDKPLFVMAGPCVVESEQLAMDTAGRLKEITNKLNIPFIYKSSFDKANRSSAKSFRGLGLEEGLRILAKVKKELGVALVTDVHEDTPLNEVASVVDILQTPAFLCRQTNFIQKVAQQGLPLNIKKGQFLSPWDMQYVVEKAYQVGNKKIMVCERGVTFGYNNLVSDMRSLAIMRATQCPVVFDATHSVQLPGGQGGSSGGQREFIPVLARAAVAAGIAGLFMETHPNPKQALSDGPNSWPLEKIAELLASLQEIDNTVKKTNLIETTL; encoded by the coding sequence ATGAAATTGCTTAATTTTGAAGTGGGTATTGATAAACCTTTATTTGTTATGGCAGGGCCTTGTGTCGTCGAAAGCGAACAACTGGCCATGGATACTGCTGGGCGCTTGAAAGAAATCACCAATAAATTGAATATACCTTTTATTTACAAATCTTCCTTTGACAAAGCAAATCGTTCTTCTGCTAAGAGTTTTCGCGGTTTGGGCTTAGAAGAAGGCTTGCGCATTTTAGCTAAAGTTAAAAAGGAATTGGGTGTTGCTCTAGTCACTGATGTTCATGAAGATACGCCTTTAAATGAGGTGGCGAGTGTGGTGGATATTTTACAAACACCAGCATTTTTATGCCGACAGACTAATTTTATCCAAAAAGTTGCCCAGCAAGGTCTACCGCTTAATATTAAGAAAGGTCAGTTTCTTTCTCCGTGGGACATGCAATACGTAGTTGAGAAAGCATATCAAGTTGGGAATAAAAAAATCATGGTCTGTGAACGTGGTGTGACGTTTGGATATAATAATCTAGTTTCTGATATGCGTTCACTGGCTATCATGCGCGCAACTCAATGTCCGGTGGTATTTGATGCGACACACTCCGTACAATTGCCAGGTGGTCAAGGTGGATCGTCGGGAGGACAACGAGAGTTTATCCCCGTATTGGCACGTGCAGCGGTGGCAGCAGGTATTGCTGGTCTTTTTATGGAAACACATCCTAATCCAAAACAAGCATTAAGCGATGGGCCAAATTCTTGGCCATTAGAAAAAATAGCTGAATTGTTAGCAAGCTTACAAGAGATAGATAACACGGTAAAAAAAACCAACTTAATAGAAACAACGCTATAG
- the eno gene encoding phosphopyruvate hydratase, with protein sequence MPKIAEINAYEILDSRANPTIAAEVILDSGLKADASVPSGASTGSNEALELRDTQRQDRYQGKGVLLAIQNILGPIQKNLIGKDIADQKVLDHLMKELDGTDNKGKLGANAILGVSLSLLKAAALAKGQALYVHIAELMGQGDKQYLMPAPQMNIINGGVHADNPLAIQEFMILPLGAPTFSEALRWGVETFHCLKSYLKKQGFNTNVGDEGGFAPNLQSHHEAIESILVAIERAGYKPGKDIYLGLDAASNEFYHQGKYCLENKELNAEQWINYLEHLVQQYPIISIEDGMAEADEQGWMQLTKRLGKEIQLVGDDLFVTNPILFQQGIDKNLANAILIKLNQIGTVSETLEVISLAKQAHYAAIISHRSGETEDTSIADLAVGTGVGQIKTGSVCRTDRTAKYNRLLRIEAELTRENKVSYAGKSVFSRFLNN encoded by the coding sequence ATGCCAAAAATTGCTGAGATTAATGCGTATGAAATTTTAGATTCGCGAGCTAATCCAACTATTGCCGCCGAAGTTATCTTGGATTCAGGTTTAAAAGCAGATGCTAGTGTCCCATCCGGCGCATCGACGGGTTCGAATGAAGCTTTAGAATTAAGGGATACGCAAAGGCAGGATCGTTATCAAGGTAAAGGCGTTTTATTAGCGATCCAAAATATTTTAGGGCCTATCCAAAAAAACTTAATTGGAAAAGATATTGCCGATCAAAAAGTATTAGATCATTTAATGAAAGAATTGGATGGAACAGATAATAAAGGAAAATTAGGTGCGAATGCTATTTTAGGAGTTTCCTTAAGTTTACTGAAAGCCGCGGCTTTAGCGAAAGGACAAGCGCTGTATGTGCATATTGCTGAGCTTATGGGTCAAGGAGATAAGCAATATTTAATGCCAGCACCGCAGATGAATATCATTAATGGTGGTGTGCATGCGGATAATCCATTAGCCATCCAAGAATTTATGATCTTACCTCTAGGTGCGCCTACGTTTAGTGAGGCTTTACGTTGGGGCGTTGAGACTTTTCATTGTTTAAAATCCTATCTAAAAAAGCAAGGTTTCAATACTAATGTTGGCGATGAAGGAGGTTTTGCACCTAATTTACAATCTCATCACGAGGCTATTGAAAGTATTTTAGTGGCGATTGAACGAGCCGGATATAAACCAGGTAAGGACATTTATCTAGGTTTAGATGCCGCAAGTAATGAATTTTATCATCAAGGTAAATATTGTTTAGAAAATAAAGAATTAAATGCCGAGCAATGGATTAACTATTTAGAGCATTTAGTGCAACAATATCCTATTATTAGCATTGAAGATGGTATGGCTGAAGCAGATGAACAAGGTTGGATGCAACTAACAAAACGATTGGGTAAAGAAATACAACTGGTCGGAGATGATTTATTTGTAACTAATCCCATTTTATTCCAGCAGGGAATAGATAAAAATTTAGCTAATGCGATTCTTATTAAATTGAATCAGATTGGCACGGTTAGTGAAACCTTAGAAGTAATTTCGTTAGCAAAACAAGCCCATTACGCAGCGATTATTTCTCATCGTTCAGGTGAGACAGAAGATACTAGTATAGCCGATTTAGCCGTGGGCACTGGGGTTGGTCAGATAAAAACCGGTTCTGTTTGTCGTACGGATCGTACTGCAAAATACAATCGTTTGTTACGGATTGAAGCAGAGCTCACAAGGGAAAATAAGGTAAGTTATGCCGGTAAGTCTGTTTTTTCACGTTTTTTAAATAATTAA
- the ftsB gene encoding cell division protein FtsB — MKPLIVILTLLFLSLQYKLWFVQDGVWRVHQLKKQIAQQLKENTQLSQRNTAMVAEIKDLKSGKIALEAHARNDLNMIKPNELFYMLVDKPKSKKK, encoded by the coding sequence ATGAAACCTCTTATAGTTATTTTGACTTTACTTTTCTTAAGCTTGCAATATAAGCTATGGTTTGTACAAGATGGTGTATGGCGCGTACATCAACTTAAAAAACAAATTGCTCAGCAATTAAAGGAGAATACACAACTGAGTCAACGTAATACGGCTATGGTAGCTGAAATCAAGGATCTCAAGTCAGGTAAAATCGCATTGGAAGCGCATGCACGTAATGATCTTAATATGATAAAACCTAATGAATTATTTTATATGCTAGTTGATAAGCCAAAAAGTAAAAAAAAATAA